The Hyphomicrobium sp. 99 genome contains the following window.
TACTCTTCGCGTCGATCACCAAGGCGTCCGCCGCCTGGCCGCACCACAACTTCGGTAACGTCAACTGGCGGCTTGTCGGCTGGCTTGCGATGGGAAGCGTACCGGGCTCGCTCGCGATGCTCGCCGTCTTGCACATGCTCGATCCCGACACCGCAGCGCTTGCGCAATTCATCGAGAGAGCGCTTGTCGCCGCGCTCGTGCTGAGTTCGCTCGCAATCCTGATCTACCCGTCCGTTGTTCGGGGCCATACAAACGTCAGCGAACCGGCTGAGATCAAAGTCCGTCATCTGCCAACATTGCTATTAGGGCTCACACTCGGATCGATCGTCACGCTGACGTCGGTCGGCGCAGGCGCGATCGGCGTCGTCATTCTGACGCTGCTCTACCCGACGCTCCGAACCCGCCGCCTGATCGGCACGGACATCGTCCACGCAGTGCCGCTGACGCTGATCTCCGGCCTCGGTCACATGTCGATTGGCAATACGAGCTTCGCGCTTCTCGGATTGCTGCTCGTCGGCTCGATCCCCGGCATCGCCATCGGCTCGCGCCTCACCGGCCTCTTGCCCGGTTGGCTGCTTCGCAACTTCCTGGCGCTGATCCTCTGCTTCGCCGCTTACCAGCTCGCGCAGAAACTATAGTTGACCGAGAAAAGCCCCCCGCAGAACAACATCCCCGCGCAGGCGGGGATCCGTCCTGGCTTCTGTTCTTCGCTAGGGTCAGGCTTGGATGGATCCCGGCCTTCGCCGGGATGACGAAAAAAACGGTTTGGGGCTCCTAAACCAACTTCACATCGGCGTGGAACTGATTGCCGGCTGGCGTCGCCTGCACGACTCCCGAACGTATCGCGAAGTCGCCGAAGTGCTCGCCGTCTTCACGCTCTTTCGAATAGGCGATGAACAGCGGCTCCAGCAGCGAAACGATGCGCTGCTTATCGACGTCCTGGGCATACAGCTTGGAAAGCCGCGAGCCGTTGAACGCCGCGCCGAGATAAAGATTGTACAGACCCGGATTGCGGCCAACGAGGCCGATCTCCGCGAGATACGGCCGTGCGCAGCCGTTCGGGCAGCCCGTCATGCGAATGACGATGTCGTCATCCTTGAGACCGGCCCTGTCGAGGCTATCCTCAAGCGCAGTGACGAGATCCGGAAGGAAACGCTCGGCCTCCGCGAGCGCCAGACCGCACGTCGGCAGCGCCACGCACGACATCGCATTCCGCCGAAGCCCCGACAATACGTCGAGCGAAACACCATGCGATTTGAAGATTGCTTCGATCTTCGGCTTGGCCTTCGTGGCAACGTTCGCGAGAATGACGTTCTGGTTCGCGGTGCATACGAAATCGCAAATACCGAGTTCGGCAATCTCGCGAAGCGCTGACCTCAGCGCATAGCCGGGCTTATCCTTGATACGTCCGTTCTCGACGAACAGCGTCAGATGCCAAGCCTTGTCCGACGCTTTCTTTGCATCGAGTGTCTGCCGCCAGCCGATCTTGTCGCCCGTGCCGGTGAACTTGAACGGCCGCGCCTTCTCGAGTTTGAATCCCAGACGCTTCTCGACTTCGTCACGGAAATTGTCGAGTCCGCGATCTTCGATCGTGTATTTCAGACGCGCGCGTGCGCGGTTCTCGCGATTGCCCCAATCGCGCTGAACGGTCACGACCTTCTCGGCCACCGCGATCGCCTGATCCGGCTTGCAGAAGCCGAGGAGATCGGCAGTGCGCGGAAACGTATTGACGTCGCCGTGGGTCATCCCCATGCCGCCGCCAATGGTGATGTTCCACCCGACGAGTTCGCCCTTCTCGACCACCGCGATGTAACCGAGATCGTGCGCGTAAATATCGACGTCGTTATCCGGCGGCACCGCCACGACGATCTTGAATTTGCGCGGCAGGTAATGGACGCCGTAGATCGGCTCCTCGTCCTTCTTCGCAGCCCGCGACGCGTCCTCGACCTTCTCACCATCGAGCCAGATCTCGTGATAGGCGCCCGTCTTCGGGAGCAAGTACTCGCTGACCGCCTTGCCGAGATCGTAGGCCTGCCGGTGTGCCTTCGACAGATACGGATTGGCGGCCGTCATCACGTTGCGATTGACGTCGCCGCAAGCAGCCAGCGTATCGAGACAGATGTCGTTAAACGCCTGCATCGTGCGTTTCAGGTTCGACTTGATGACGCCGTGATACTGGAACGTCTCGCGCGTCGTCAGCCGCATGGTGCCGTTGGCATACGTGCTCGCGATGGTATCGAGGCCGATCCATTGCTTCGCCGTCACGACGCCGCCCGGAATGCGCAGGCGGATCATGAAGGAGTAAGCCTTCTCGAGCTTCTTCTTGCCCCGCTCGCCGCGAACGTCGCGATCGTCCTGGATGTAGGAGCCGTGGAACTTGATCAGCTGCTGATCGTCTTCCGCGATGGCGCCTGTTTCAACTTTGAGCAGCCCCTCAGCCAGCGTACCGCGCAGCTGATGACTATGCTCCTTGATGATCTCGTTTTTCGATCGCTTGTCGGTCATGTCGTATTCCCCGGCTCCCTTCGGCCTCGAGGCTGCGAAGGGATTTCGTGCAATTGAATTAGTAGATGTCGCGTTGGTAGCGGCCGGCTTTCGTCAGCTCCTTGAGC
Protein-coding sequences here:
- a CDS encoding sulfite exporter TauE/SafE family protein, with protein sequence MPDFDLSTLWPMVISGGFVVGFLVGMTGVGAGSLMTPFLITSIGVPPALAVGTDLLFASITKASAAWPHHNFGNVNWRLVGWLAMGSVPGSLAMLAVLHMLDPDTAALAQFIERALVAALVLSSLAILIYPSVVRGHTNVSEPAEIKVRHLPTLLLGLTLGSIVTLTSVGAGAIGVVILTLLYPTLRTRRLIGTDIVHAVPLTLISGLGHMSIGNTSFALLGLLLVGSIPGIAIGSRLTGLLPGWLLRNFLALILCFAAYQLAQKL
- a CDS encoding NADPH-dependent assimilatory sulfite reductase hemoprotein subunit, whose product is MTDKRSKNEIIKEHSHQLRGTLAEGLLKVETGAIAEDDQQLIKFHGSYIQDDRDVRGERGKKKLEKAYSFMIRLRIPGGVVTAKQWIGLDTIASTYANGTMRLTTRETFQYHGVIKSNLKRTMQAFNDICLDTLAACGDVNRNVMTAANPYLSKAHRQAYDLGKAVSEYLLPKTGAYHEIWLDGEKVEDASRAAKKDEEPIYGVHYLPRKFKIVVAVPPDNDVDIYAHDLGYIAVVEKGELVGWNITIGGGMGMTHGDVNTFPRTADLLGFCKPDQAIAVAEKVVTVQRDWGNRENRARARLKYTIEDRGLDNFRDEVEKRLGFKLEKARPFKFTGTGDKIGWRQTLDAKKASDKAWHLTLFVENGRIKDKPGYALRSALREIAELGICDFVCTANQNVILANVATKAKPKIEAIFKSHGVSLDVLSGLRRNAMSCVALPTCGLALAEAERFLPDLVTALEDSLDRAGLKDDDIVIRMTGCPNGCARPYLAEIGLVGRNPGLYNLYLGAAFNGSRLSKLYAQDVDKQRIVSLLEPLFIAYSKEREDGEHFGDFAIRSGVVQATPAGNQFHADVKLV